The Haloplanus natans DSM 17983 DNA segment CTGATACGGGCCGCCGGAACCGGCTTCGAACGGTCCGAACGTGTCGGCGTTCGGCGCCGTGGATTTATGTACTCTCACGCGACAGTCGTGAGCATGGACGACCTCGATACGCTCGTGTCGTCGCTGACGCCCCGTGAGGAAAACGACGAGATCAAACTGTACCAGAACACCGTCTCGGTCGCGTGTCCGGTCTGTGAGGAGCCGTTCGACGATCTCGTGGTGTGTAAGAACCAGGCGACAAGCCTCGAACAGATCGAACCGCTCGACATCTGTGTCTCCGTCTACGAGGGGAGTCCGCTCCTGTTTACGCACAAACACTGATCCCCTGTCCAAGCACGTAAGGGGCCACACGCCCAGTCCGGGATATGGCACGCGAAGTCACCCACACTGCGACCGGCCCGAAAATCATCACGTTCGAGGACATCGACGACGAGAAAGGCGACGTGGCGGTCTGTCTCTGTGGTCTGAGCGAGTCCTACCCCTTCTGTGATGGCTCCCACCGCCGGACCGAGGACGAGGACCCCGACGAGCGCTACAAATACGTCGACGGGGAGCGGCGGCGGGTGTCCGTCGAGTTCGAGGAGTGATACCGCTGGCCGCGAGTCGACCGGATCGTTCACCGCCCCGTGGCACCGTCGGCGTCTCGGCTCCGGCCCGCCGGTCGTAACGGACGACGACGCGCGAGAGGCGCCGGAAACTATTTGACTCGCTTTCGTGCATCCCTACACAAATGGACGGTGAGATTCTCGACGTGGTGACCGAGTGGGGGACCCGCCCCGTGGCGGACGGCGTCAGCGGTCTGTACGAGTTGGCCGACGGGGAGTTCTCCGGCGCCGTCACCGACGGGACGGCGTGGGCGTTCGTCCTCAACGGTCGCTTCGTCGGGGTGTTCGACGGCACCATCGAGGACTTCGAGGACGCCTCGCTGACGGCCTACACCGCCCCAGATATGGCACTGCCGCTCCTCTACGCCATGCAGGCCCGCGGCGGCGAGGTCCGTGGACGGTACTACTCGAACGACACGCCGCTCTCCGAAATCGACGGGACGCTCTCCTCGGGCAACTTCGTCGGCTACGTCGAACTCTCCGAGAACGTGCTCTCGGGCGACTACTACGTCGTCTACTACGGCGGCCGTGCGCTCCCTGTGGCGTACGTGGGGAACAACCGCCGCCTGCTCTCCGGCGACGAGGCGTTCGAACGCGCCGCCGACGAGGTGGGTATCTACGCCGTCGTCGACGCCGATATCGAGGTGGTCGACCTACCGGAGCGGCCGGCAGGGATGGGGGCGGTGGCGTCCGAATCGGAGACGGCTGATGCCGGTGACACCGACGACACCGCATCCCCCGCCGCCGGCGTCGGCGCCGACGCATCGACCGCGACCGACACCGACGACGGGGCGGCGGGCGCCGACACGGCCGCCGCCAACGACGGGGAGGCGCCACCGTCGACCACAACCACGGAAGACGAGTTCCGCTCTCTGGGCGAGCTATCGGGTGTCGACGACGCCCCGACGACCGACGCCGAGGCGTCGACGACGGGCGCCGACGCGGAGTCGTCCGAGACGCCGAGCGAATCCGCCGAGACGGAGGCGGCATCGTCGACGGCCGACACCGAAGCGACGCCTGACGCCGAGGGCGACGAGGTAGACGCCCCGACCGACGACGTGGTGATCGGTGACGCGACGGCGGACGAGTCGTCGACCGACGCCGACGCGACGGCCACGCCCGAGGAACTCGACCGCCTCCGCAGCGAACTCGACGCCCTGCGCGCGGCGAAGGCGGAGATAGCGTCGGAGCGCGACCGGATCGCCAGCGAGCGTGACGACCTCCGCGCGGAGGTCGATCGCCTCCGTGATCGAGTCGCGTCGCTGGAGGCGGAGATCGAACGGCTCGAACGCGAGGCGGACGGTGCCGACGACGCCGGTGCGGCGCCAGCACAGGAGCTCTCCCCCGCCGAGGCGCTCTCGAAGACGAACCTGTTCGTCCGATACGAGGACAAGGCGGCGGGGACGCTCGAACGCGCCGCCGAGGGCCGGATTTCGCCGGCCGAGCTCCGCGACAACCTCCGTCTGAACTACCACACCGAGTTCGAGACGGGCGGCGTCACGGTCGACGGCCAGCCCTTCGAGCCGTTCCTCCGTGGGACCCCCGAACACCGCTTTGCCGAGTGGCTACTGACCACGGTCACCCACGAAATCCGACGGACGGACACGCGGGCCGAGCTGTCGAAACTGTACGAGGCCATCGAGTCCGTCGATCGGATCGACCTCGACGGCGAGGTCGACGTGGCGGTCGAGGACGCGGAGGGCGAGGTCGAGACCACGACGATGGCGTTCGACGTGGTGTTCCGGGACAAGATGGGCGATCCGCTGTTCGCGGCGGCCTTCGACGACTCCCGCGATCCGACCCGTGCGGAGACGATCCGGTCGCTCCTCGACGGAGCGCGGTCGGTGAGTCGGGCGGTCGAGTCCTTCGCCGCCGCGTTCGTCGTCACGACGAGTTTCTTCGACGCCGACGCGATGGAGGTCGCGATCGACGCCACCCGGGGCGGGCTCTTCAGCCGGAGTTCACGGAAGAGCTACGTCAAACTGTCGCGCAAGTCCGGGTTCCATCTCTGTCTGGTCGAGGCGCGAGACGAGGACTTCTTCCTGAGCGTCCCGGAGCTCTAGCTCTGAATCTCGGCTGTCTCCTCGATCTTCATGGTGTCGAGTTTCTCGACGATCGCGTCGATCTTCTCGTCGAGTTCGTCCACGAAGTCAGCGGTGTCCTCGGTGGTGATCGCCCCCTGGCTCGACGGTTCGATGAGGTTCTCCTCTTCGAGGACACGGAGCGAGTACCGGACCTTGTGGTGTGGGTACCCGGTTTCGTTCGACATCTTCACGATGCCTATCGGTTCGTTCCCGATCACCATCTTCAATACCTGCAGATGGCGTTCGAGCATATCGACTTCTTTCTCGAGCCTGTCTATCATGACACTTGTTAACTTGTCGTTGCGGGTTTTAAAAGTTGCTGTGAGACCCGGTCGACGGAAACCAGTCACCTGAGACTCGGGTTGAGAGTAGTTAACGATTCGGGTCGCGGTGGTTCGTGTGGCGGGCGTCTGATAGTGTTTATTATAACTGGTTACCGGTGGGTCGCCAAGACGGTCCGGCGAGAGGCGACGGACGGGTCGCCGAATCGTCGTGGAAGCGACCGCACGCGGGCAGTCGGTCGCTCCAGCGACCGTGAGAATATCGTAATCGGTTTAGCGAGTGGGGTGGAATCCCCGGCCGGATATGACTGTCACTATCGTCGGGTCCCAGCTCGGCGACGAGGGCAAGGGTGCCCTCGTCGACCTGTGGGGTGGGAGCGCCGACATCGTGGTCCGGTACCAGGGCGGCGACAACGCCGGCCACACCGTCGTCGAAGGCGGCGAGGAGTACAAACTCTCCCTGGTGCCGAGCGGTGCGATTCGCGGGAAGGTCGGCATCCTCGGGAACGGCTGCGTGGTCAACCCACGGACGCTGTTCGACGAACTCGACACGCTTCACGAGCGGGGACTCGACCCCGACGTGCGCGTCGCGCGCCGCGCTCACGTCATCATGCCGTACCACCGCGTCCTCGACGGCATCGAGGAGGAGGCGAAAAGCGACGACGACCTGGAGGCCGGCACCACGGGGCGTGGCATCGGCCCCACCTACGAGGACAAGGTCGGTCGACGCGGGATTCGCGTCGGCGACCTGCTCGACCCCGACGTGCTCCGGGACCGACTGGAGTACGTCGTCCCGCAGAAGCGCGCGCTCGTCGAGGACGTCTTCGGGATGGAACCCGGCGAGGAGTTCGACATCGACGCCCTCCACGAGGAGTTCGCCGATGTCGGCCGCCGACTCGACGCGGCGGACATGACGGTCAACGCGGGCGATTTCCTCGGCGACGAACTCGACGACGGTGCGAACCTGCTGTTCGAGGGCGCCCAGGGTACCTCGATCGACATCGACCACGGCATCTACCCCTACGTCACCTCCTCGAACCCGACCGCGGGCGGCGCGTCGACGGGGACGGGCGTCGGGCCGACGGTGATCGGGCAGGGCGAAGTGGTCGGCATCGTGAAAGCCTACCTCTCCCGGGTCGGCACCGGGCCGCTCCCGACCGAACTCGACGGCGAGGATGAGGATCTGGCCGACTACATCCGCGAGAAAGGCGGCGAGTTCGGCACCGTCACCGGCCGGCCACGCCGGATCGGCTGGCTCGACGTGCCGATGCTCCGCCACGCTTCGCGGGCCAGCGGCTTCACCGGCATCGCGGTCAACCACCTCGACGTGCTCGCCGGTCTGGACGAGGTGCAGGTCGGCGACGCCTACGAACTCGACGGCGAGCGCGTGGAGACGATGCCCGCGACGACCGAGCGCTGGGCCGACTGCGAGCCGATCCTGAAGGAGTTCGAGCCGTGGCCCGAGGTGGACTGGGGCGGCGTCGCCGACGACGGCTACGACGCCCTCCCCGACGCGGCACAGGAGTATCTCGACTACCTGAGCGACGAGGTCGGCGCCCCCGTCTACGCCGTGGGCGTCGGGCCCGACCGCGCCGAGACCATCGAACTCGTCGATCCGTTCGATCGGGACTGATAGTGTGTATTGTAACTGGTTACCGGTGGGTCGCCGGACCGTCTTAGCGACCCGCCGGTAATGACTTACAATACACACTATGACTCGTCAGCAGGGCAATCGTTTTAGCCCCCGCTCGTGGACGTACACGCATGGTGACCACGACCGAGCGGGACGGCATGACGTGGTACGAGTGTGAGATCTGCGGGATGTTGTTCGACGCCGAGGAGGACGCCAAACAGCACGAGGAGACGTGTGACGACGACACCGCCGATCCGTCCTACCTGCAGTAACCGTCGTCGACGAGCGATCCGTGTCGCGCTCCCACTCGCGACGGCGCTACTCCGCCGCGACCAGTTCGTACGACTCCTCGCCCCAGTCGTCCTCGACGAACACGAACACTCGCCCACGGGCCACGTCGAGGTCGGCCTGAATCCGACACCGCATCCCGTCCGGCGTGGCGACGGTGACGCCCGGGAAGATCTCCTCCGCCTCGCCGCCGTCGAGGACGATCCGACCGACGCCGGTCGACTCCAGAATGTCGTCGTGGGTCTTGCGGTCGTTGACGTACATCATCACGCCCTCGGTCCCGTCGGGGTCGGTCACGAGGACGTGGACCTCCTTACCCGGCGCGGCCGTGAGCGTCTCCTCGGCCTTCCGCGGGACGCCCCGATACAGCGTCGTTCGGCCGTCGAGATACTCGACCTGTACGCCCTCCTCGAAGAACTCGACGGGGAGCGTACTCGGCGCCACGTCGCTACGGATGCTCATACGCCACCTAGCCACCCGTGTGGCAAAAGCGTCGCGTCATAGGGATACGGTTATATCGCCCCCACCCTTTCGACCGATCGTGTCCGTTTCGAATCCCGCCTGGCGCACCGCCGCCGCCACCGGCATCGCGTATCTCGTCGCGCTCGTCGCGCTGTTCGTCCTGCTTTTCGTCGGCCCGTACGTCGTCTTCGGCGCCGTTTGAAAAGAGCCGCGTCGACTACGCGAACGCGCGGGACGCGCCGTCGTCGTCCGTCTCGGCGCTGATCTTCTCCCACGCCGACACGAAGTCGTCCATGTAGATTTCGGTGCGGTCGTCGCGGATGGCGAACATCCCGGCTTCGGTGCAGATCGCCTTGATGTCGGCGCCGGAGGCGTCGGCAGCCATGTCGGCCAGTTCCGTGAAGTCGACGTCGTCGGCGACGTTCATGTTGCGGGTGTGGATCTGGAAGATGATCTCGCGACCCTCCTCGTCCGGCTTGGGCACCTCGATGAGGCGGTCGAACCGGCCGGGGCGGAGGATGGCGGGATCGAGCATGTCGAAGCGGTTGGTCGCGGCGATAATCCGGACATCGCCCCGCTCTTCGAAGCCGTCCATCTCCGAGAGGAGTTGCATCATCGTCCGCTGGACCTCGGCGTCGCCGGAGGTTTTCGAGTCCGTCCGTTTCGACGCGATGGCGTCGATTTCGTCGATGAAGAGGACGGCGGGTTCGTTCTCGCGGGCCACCTCGAAGAGGTCGCGGACGAGTTTCGCGCCCTCGCCGATGAACTTGTGGACGAGTTCCGAGCCGGCCATCTTGATGAAGGTGGCGTCGGTCTGGTTGGCAACCGCTTTGGCAAGCATCGTCTTCCCCGTCCCTGGCGGGCCGTGGAGGAGGACACCCGACGGCGGCTCGATGCCCACCTGCTCGAACATCTCGGGGCGGTCTAGGGGCATCTCGACTGTCTCCCGGACCTCCTGCATCTGTGCTTCGAGGCCGCCGATGTCGGCGTAGGTCACGTCGGGGCTGTGGTCCACCTGCATCACGCGGGCCCGCACGTCCGTCTCCTTATCGAGCCGTTTGACGATGGAGAGGGAGTTGTTCACCGCGACGCGCGAGTCGGGTTCGAGCTCCGATTTCATCTCCTCGGTGACCTCGGTGAGGGCCTCCTGGTTGTTGCCGTGCTGTTTGATGATGACGCCCTCGTCGTTTACCTCCTGTACCGTCGCGACGAACAGCGGCGACTGCTTGAGCTTCTTGTTCTCGTGGGTCAGCCGCTCCAACTTCTGCTGGTACTTGTTGTTCTCGGCGTTGGCGTCCAGCAGTTTGTCGCGCATCTCCTCGTTTTGCCCCTCTAGCACGTCGAGTCGCTCGCGGAGGGCCTCGATTTTTTCCTGCTGCGACGTCGCCTCGTCGTCGTACGGGAGGTCGACATCGTCCACAGTGTCGGTCATTACCCGTTTTAAGAGGCTGATTCATAAGAGACTTCGGGTGGCTGCGGAGTTCGCCGTGGTCCGTCCACTGGAAATAACTGTGAAGCATCAAAATCGATAGCAAATATTATCATCTTGTATGCGTGAGAACGATACAGGATGAGTACGACCGAAGCAGTCACCCGTGACGAGGGCGCGGATCGGTGGGCCGACGTGCGCGACCTGCCGCCGAGTGCGAAACTCGTCGCGAAGGTCCTCGACTACAACGAGACGCTGAGCCAGAGTCAGTTGGCCGAGGAGACGCTGTTGCCGCCGCGGACGGTCCGCTACGCGCTGACGCGACTGGAGGACGCCGACGCCGTCGAATCGCGGTTCTCCTTCTCCGACGCGCGCAAGCGCCTCTACTCGCTGAAGATTTAAGAGCGGTGACGCGGCCACCGGGAGGCGTGACCGACGCCGATACCGACACGTCCGTCCGCGCGGCGCTTCGCGCTCTCGCGACCGACGACGCCGACGCCCCGGCCGTGGACACCCCCGCCATCGACGAGGCCGCCGCCGCCCTCGACGACGTTCGGGACGCCGCGGCGTTCGTGGCCGAGGGCGGCCTCGCCCGACTCCGCCGGGACATCGAACGCGCCGACCGTGCCGGCGACGCGGCCGCCGCCCGGCGTGGACGGGACACCCTCGCCGCCATCGAGCGGTGTCGACGCGCCGCCGCCGACCACTTTCGCTCCGGTCGCGGAACGGTTTTGAGCGACGGGACACAAGAGCGGTCAGGATGACACGGGTGATTCACACCGGCGACACCCACGTCGGCTACCGACAGTACCACTCGCCGGAGCGCCGGCAGGACTTCCTCGACGCGTTCGAGGCGGTGATCGACGACGTGATCGCGGGCGATATCGAGGCCCTCGTCCACGCCGGCGACCTCTTTCACGACCGCCGGCCGGACCTCCCCGATCTGCTGGGCGTGCTCTCCGCGCTCCGCCGCCTCGACGCCGCCGACGTGCCTTTCCTCGCGGTCGTCGGCAACCACGAGGCGACCCGCGGGAGCCAGTGGCTCGACCTCTTCGAGGATCTCGGCCTGGCGACCCGACTCGGCGACGAGCCGACCCTCGTCGGCGACACCGCGTTCTACGGCCTGGATCACGTCCCCCGCTCGCGTCGCGACGACCTCGACTACGACTTCGCTCCCCCACCGGCCGACGCCGCGGCGACGGCCCTCGTCGGTCACGGCCTCTTTACCCCCTTCGCCCACGCCGACTGGGACACCGAGGAACTGCTCGACGCCGCCACCGTCGACTTCGACGCGGTCTTGCTCGGCGACAACCACGTCCCGGACACGGCCCAGGTGAACGACACGTGGGTCACCTACTGCGGTTCGACCGAGCGAGCGAGCACGGACGAACGCGACGCCCGCGGCTACAACCTCGTCGAGTTCGGCGCCGACGCGGGCGGGGACGCGGCGGTCGATATCCGCCGTCGCTCGCTCGACACCCGCCCGTTCGCCTTCGTCGACGTGGAACTGTCCGAGGGCGAGGGTGTCGAGCGCGTCCGCGATCGCGTCCGCGAGTACGACCTCTCGGAGGCGGTGGCGGTGGTCTCCATCACGGGCGACGGCGACCCCGTCACGCCCGCGGCCGTCGAGGACGCGGCCCTTGACGAGGGCGCCCTTCTCGCTCGCGTGACGGATCACCGGGCGGTCGGCGGCGACACGGCAGCGGCGATACCCGACGTCGACTTCGCCGACCCCGACGCGGCGGTTCGTGAGCGCGTGCGCGAGATGGACCTCTCCGACCTCGGTCGGCGCCTCGACGAGACGATTCGGGACGACGCGGTGGCCGACTCGAACGTCCGCGAGCGGGTGGCCTCGGCCGTCGGTGACGCCGTGGACGACGGGGCGCTCGAGGGGTCTTCGGCGACGGACGCCGAGTCGACGACGGACGACGACGGCGGCAAACGGGATCAGGTCTCCATGGAGGACTTCTCGTGAAGTTCGACCGGATTCGACTGCGGAACTTCCGGCCGTACGCGGACGCCGACCTCGACTTGCGCGACGGCGTGACGGTCATCCACGGGCTCAACGGGAGCGGGAAATCCTCGCTCCTGGAGGCCTGTTTCTTCGCGCTCTACGGCTCGACGGCGCTTTCGGGGACGCTCGACGACGTGGTGACCAACGGCGCCGAGGAGACCGAGATCGACCTCCGGTTCACCCACGCCGACGCGGCGTATCACGTCCACCGCCGCCTCCGGGCGTCGGGCGAGCGGACGACGACCGCCGACTGCACGCTCGAGGGGCCGGACGCGACGGTCGAGGGCGCCCGCGACGTGCGGGCGTTCGTCGTCGACCTGCTCCGGATGGACGCCGAGGCCTTTGTCAACTGCGCGTACGTCCGCCAGGGCGAGGTGAACCAGTTGATCAACGCGTCGCCGGCCCAGCGCCAGGACGTGATCGACGACCTCCTGCAGTTGGGGCGGCTGGAGGAGTACCGCGAGCGGGCCGGCGACGCCCGCCTCGGTGTCGAGGACGTACGCACCGGGAAACGGGCCGAACTCCGGAAGGTGGAGTCACGAATCGAGGAGAAAGAGGGAAAGAACCTCTACGGCGCACTCGACGATCTGGAGTCGACGCTGTCCGAGGTGGATTCGAAGATCGACCGCTACGAGACACAGCGCGAGAAGGCCGAGGAGACGAAAGCGGCGGCCGAGTCGACCCTCGAGGAGTACGCGGAGAACCGCGCCGAACTCGACTCGATCGAGGGGGATATCGAGGAGCTGGAGTCGACGATCCGGGCGGCCGAATCGGAGCGCGAGACGG contains these protein-coding regions:
- a CDS encoding DUF7385 family protein, which translates into the protein MDDLDTLVSSLTPREENDEIKLYQNTVSVACPVCEEPFDDLVVCKNQATSLEQIEPLDICVSVYEGSPLLFTHKH
- a CDS encoding CDGSH iron-sulfur domain-containing protein produces the protein MAREVTHTATGPKIITFEDIDDEKGDVAVCLCGLSESYPFCDGSHRRTEDEDPDERYKYVDGERRRVSVEFEE
- a CDS encoding DUF7527 domain-containing protein; its protein translation is MDGEILDVVTEWGTRPVADGVSGLYELADGEFSGAVTDGTAWAFVLNGRFVGVFDGTIEDFEDASLTAYTAPDMALPLLYAMQARGGEVRGRYYSNDTPLSEIDGTLSSGNFVGYVELSENVLSGDYYVVYYGGRALPVAYVGNNRRLLSGDEAFERAADEVGIYAVVDADIEVVDLPERPAGMGAVASESETADAGDTDDTASPAAGVGADASTATDTDDGAAGADTAAANDGEAPPSTTTTEDEFRSLGELSGVDDAPTTDAEASTTGADAESSETPSESAETEAASSTADTEATPDAEGDEVDAPTDDVVIGDATADESSTDADATATPEELDRLRSELDALRAAKAEIASERDRIASERDDLRAEVDRLRDRVASLEAEIERLEREADGADDAGAAPAQELSPAEALSKTNLFVRYEDKAAGTLERAAEGRISPAELRDNLRLNYHTEFETGGVTVDGQPFEPFLRGTPEHRFAEWLLTTVTHEIRRTDTRAELSKLYEAIESVDRIDLDGEVDVAVEDAEGEVETTTMAFDVVFRDKMGDPLFAAAFDDSRDPTRAETIRSLLDGARSVSRAVESFAAAFVVTTSFFDADAMEVAIDATRGGLFSRSSRKSYVKLSRKSGFHLCLVEARDEDFFLSVPEL
- a CDS encoding adenylosuccinate synthase gives rise to the protein MTVTIVGSQLGDEGKGALVDLWGGSADIVVRYQGGDNAGHTVVEGGEEYKLSLVPSGAIRGKVGILGNGCVVNPRTLFDELDTLHERGLDPDVRVARRAHVIMPYHRVLDGIEEEAKSDDDLEAGTTGRGIGPTYEDKVGRRGIRVGDLLDPDVLRDRLEYVVPQKRALVEDVFGMEPGEEFDIDALHEEFADVGRRLDAADMTVNAGDFLGDELDDGANLLFEGAQGTSIDIDHGIYPYVTSSNPTAGGASTGTGVGPTVIGQGEVVGIVKAYLSRVGTGPLPTELDGEDEDLADYIREKGGEFGTVTGRPRRIGWLDVPMLRHASRASGFTGIAVNHLDVLAGLDEVQVGDAYELDGERVETMPATTERWADCEPILKEFEPWPEVDWGGVADDGYDALPDAAQEYLDYLSDEVGAPVYAVGVGPDRAETIELVDPFDRD
- a CDS encoding DUF7128 family protein, yielding MVTTTERDGMTWYECEICGMLFDAEEDAKQHEETCDDDTADPSYLQ
- a CDS encoding DUF5796 family protein, with product MSIRSDVAPSTLPVEFFEEGVQVEYLDGRTTLYRGVPRKAEETLTAAPGKEVHVLVTDPDGTEGVMMYVNDRKTHDDILESTGVGRIVLDGGEAEEIFPGVTVATPDGMRCRIQADLDVARGRVFVFVEDDWGEESYELVAAE
- the pan1 gene encoding proteasome-activating nucleotidase Pan1; protein product: MTDTVDDVDLPYDDEATSQQEKIEALRERLDVLEGQNEEMRDKLLDANAENNKYQQKLERLTHENKKLKQSPLFVATVQEVNDEGVIIKQHGNNQEALTEVTEEMKSELEPDSRVAVNNSLSIVKRLDKETDVRARVMQVDHSPDVTYADIGGLEAQMQEVRETVEMPLDRPEMFEQVGIEPPSGVLLHGPPGTGKTMLAKAVANQTDATFIKMAGSELVHKFIGEGAKLVRDLFEVARENEPAVLFIDEIDAIASKRTDSKTSGDAEVQRTMMQLLSEMDGFEERGDVRIIAATNRFDMLDPAILRPGRFDRLIEVPKPDEEGREIIFQIHTRNMNVADDVDFTELADMAADASGADIKAICTEAGMFAIRDDRTEIYMDDFVSAWEKISAETDDDGASRAFA
- a CDS encoding MarR family transcriptional regulator translates to MSTTEAVTRDEGADRWADVRDLPPSAKLVAKVLDYNETLSQSQLAEETLLPPRTVRYALTRLEDADAVESRFSFSDARKRLYSLKI